A single Camelus bactrianus isolate YW-2024 breed Bactrian camel chromosome 1, ASM4877302v1, whole genome shotgun sequence DNA region contains:
- the LOC123617289 gene encoding keratin-associated protein 22-1-like, producing MSFYNNYCGGLGYGYGGLGCGYGCGYGGYGYACYLPPMLLWKILVFWLLLRNSRCLSVQDVL from the coding sequence ATGAGCTTCTACAACAACTACTGTGGTGGCCTGGGCTATGGCTATGGTGGCCTGGGATGTGGCTATGGATGTGGCTACGGTGGCTATGGCTATGCCTGCTACCTACCGCCCATGCTGCTATGGAAGATACTGGTCTTCTGGCTTCTACTGAGAAATTCTAGATGCTTATCTGTTCAGGATGTTCTCTGA
- the LOC123617302 gene encoding keratin-associated protein 20-1-like: MTYYSNYYGNCGYGGLGCGYGGLGCGYHGYGGYRYGCCRPSCYGRYWSYGFY; encoded by the coding sequence ATGACCTATTACAGCAACTACTATGGGAATTGTGGCTATGGTGGGCTTGGCTGTGGTTACGGTGGGCTTGGCTGTGGCTATCATGGATATGGTGGCTATAGATATGGCTGCTGCCGCCCATCTTGCTATGGAAGATATTGGTCATATGGGTTCTACTGA